The Terriglobales bacterium genome window below encodes:
- a CDS encoding isoprenylcysteine carboxylmethyltransferase family protein yields MKYLWWFDTVPFLGFSAYALSRWNEHAWYLVWMTVAVAGFACWTTARLQLGKSFTPRAEARALVTHGLYSKFRHPVYTFALVAYLGVFLALHWLLALVVFLVLYSTQLLRIRKEEAVLEQAFGEEYRRYKAGTWL; encoded by the coding sequence GTGAAGTACCTCTGGTGGTTCGATACCGTCCCGTTCCTGGGCTTCAGCGCCTATGCTCTGTCGCGCTGGAACGAGCATGCCTGGTATCTGGTCTGGATGACGGTGGCCGTGGCCGGCTTCGCCTGCTGGACGACGGCGCGGCTACAACTGGGGAAGTCGTTCACGCCCCGCGCCGAGGCCCGCGCCCTGGTCACCCACGGCCTCTACTCCAAGTTCCGCCATCCCGTCTACACCTTCGCGTTGGTCGCCTATCTGGGCGTGTTCCTGGCGCTGCACTGGCTGCTCGCGCTGGTCGTCTTCCTGGTTCTGTACTCCACGCAACTGCTGCGCATCCGCAAGGAGGAGGCGGTGTTGGAGCAGGCCTTCGGCGAGGAGTACCGGCGCTACAAGGCTGGCACCTGGCTGTGA